In Chryseobacterium gleum, a single genomic region encodes these proteins:
- a CDS encoding DUF2314 domain-containing protein — protein sequence MEENPIFFADGNDPQMIEAYKKAQETFKYFWREQSWEYRRIIPGLTVSCVKTAFEEQDEETGESLVEHMWINEVFFDGDHVRGYLINEPNNLKNVQVGDYVDIPLQNITDWLFAITPSVQKPKGLSRLFSSSSTPLPKAYGGFTIQKMRADMSDAERKEHDNAWQLDFGDFNDILLVNNQKENPENLIEHPMSKNMKEEFAKFLQQYPDELTQADEYGLTLLHKETIAGNLTTVQVALEAGADKNIRSKKGKTALDYAKQLKWEHLIPVLEG from the coding sequence ATGGAAGAGAATCCTATTTTTTTTGCAGACGGAAATGATCCGCAAATGATTGAAGCTTACAAAAAAGCACAGGAGACCTTTAAGTATTTCTGGCGCGAACAATCTTGGGAATACAGAAGAATTATTCCGGGGCTTACCGTATCATGTGTTAAAACTGCTTTTGAAGAGCAGGATGAAGAAACCGGAGAAAGCTTGGTAGAACATATGTGGATCAATGAAGTATTTTTTGACGGGGATCATGTAAGAGGATATCTTATTAATGAGCCTAACAACCTTAAAAATGTACAGGTTGGCGATTATGTCGACATTCCTTTACAAAATATCACGGACTGGCTTTTTGCCATCACTCCGAGTGTACAGAAACCTAAAGGACTTTCCAGACTGTTTTCATCTTCTTCAACCCCACTTCCAAAAGCTTACGGAGGTTTTACCATTCAGAAAATGCGTGCTGATATGTCCGATGCGGAAAGAAAAGAGCATGATAATGCCTGGCAGCTTGATTTCGGAGATTTCAATGATATACTTTTGGTGAATAACCAGAAAGAAAATCCTGAAAATCTGATTGAGCATCCGATGAGTAAAAATATGAAGGAGGAATTTGCAAAGTTCTTACAACAGTATCCGGATGAGCTTACACAAGCTGATGAATACGGCCTGACACTTCTTCACAAGGAAACAATTGCAGGCAATTTAACCACTGTGCAGGTTGCTTTGGAAGCAGGAGCTGATAAAAATATCCGGTCTAAAAAAGGGAAAACAGCTTTAGATTATGCAAAACAGCTGAAATGGGAACATCTTATTCCTGTATTGGAAGGATAA
- a CDS encoding DUF4268 domain-containing protein: protein MFSKQEAQQLKKEFWTAFGKSFPRKWILYDTKIKDMAFKFSADNKKAEVSLDIEMKDEIFRNAYYEKIWSLEDILKDFVGDFQKEEYYTLENGKVISRIWVEKHGVSIFNKNTWQEIFEFFVDKMDGFERFYYEYEDFIKDI, encoded by the coding sequence ATGTTCAGTAAACAAGAGGCACAGCAATTAAAAAAGGAATTTTGGACAGCTTTCGGAAAGTCATTTCCCAGAAAATGGATTCTTTATGATACCAAAATCAAGGACATGGCATTTAAATTTTCAGCCGACAATAAAAAAGCAGAAGTTTCTCTGGATATCGAAATGAAAGATGAAATTTTCAGAAATGCTTATTATGAAAAAATCTGGTCTCTGGAAGATATTTTAAAAGATTTCGTTGGAGATTTTCAGAAGGAAGAATATTATACCCTTGAAAATGGCAAAGTGATCAGCAGGATATGGGTTGAGAAGCATGGCGTTTCCATTTTTAATAAAAATACATGGCAGGAGATTTTTGAATTCTTTGTAGACAAAATGGATGGCTTTGAAAGGTTTTACTATGAATACGAGGATTTCATAAAAGATATATAG
- a CDS encoding RrF2 family transcriptional regulator, translating to MLSKKSQYAFKALSYLVEKRNEGPILISEIAEHKKIPLKFLENILLELKKADILDSKKGKGGGYFFKENPENVKLAKIIRLVNGPIAMLPCVSLNFYEKCEDCNEDHCGLHDVLIEVRDASLNILESKTLMDLVD from the coding sequence ATGCTTTCAAAAAAATCTCAATATGCGTTTAAGGCGCTTTCATATCTTGTAGAAAAAAGAAATGAAGGCCCGATTCTTATTTCTGAAATTGCGGAACATAAAAAGATTCCTTTAAAGTTTTTGGAAAATATCCTTCTTGAACTGAAAAAAGCGGATATCCTTGACAGTAAAAAAGGAAAGGGTGGAGGATACTTCTTCAAAGAAAATCCTGAAAATGTGAAACTGGCTAAAATTATTCGCCTGGTAAACGGACCTATTGCCATGCTTCCCTGTGTAAGTCTGAATTTCTATGAAAAATGTGAAGACTGCAATGAAGACCACTGCGGACTTCATGATGTGCTGATAGAGGTTCGGGATGCATCCCTGAATATTCTGGAAAGTAAAACTTTAATGGATCTGGTTGATTAA